The proteins below are encoded in one region of Bdellovibrio bacteriovorus:
- a CDS encoding pirin family protein, which produces MKKLLFSQTTEQRHWVGDGFPVRSIFSYNDRAKEMSPFLLMDYAGPAVFPAATQKERRGVGEHPHRGFETVTIVYEGQVEHRDSAGGGGIIGPGDVQWMTAASGLVHEEFHGPDFAKQGGRFEMVQLWVNLPRAYKMSSPRYQGIISKNIPSVELADGAGVARIIAGNFDGHKGPAMTFTSINLWDLRLKAGHTTEFKVPAGHTASVFVLSGKVRLGTGEVLQEASLAALDPVGDVFSLAVESDAKVLFMGGEAIHEPVVGYGPFVMNSKAEIMQAITDYQLGRMGQLAQEVVR; this is translated from the coding sequence ATGAAAAAACTTCTCTTCTCTCAGACCACAGAACAGCGTCATTGGGTTGGTGATGGATTTCCGGTTCGTTCTATCTTCTCCTACAATGACCGCGCAAAGGAAATGTCACCATTTCTTTTGATGGACTATGCGGGCCCGGCGGTTTTTCCAGCGGCGACTCAAAAAGAACGTCGTGGCGTGGGCGAACACCCTCATCGTGGCTTTGAAACAGTCACCATAGTTTACGAAGGTCAGGTAGAACATCGCGACTCTGCTGGTGGTGGGGGCATTATCGGTCCCGGCGACGTACAGTGGATGACGGCGGCTTCAGGCTTGGTACATGAAGAGTTTCATGGTCCCGACTTTGCGAAACAGGGCGGACGATTTGAGATGGTTCAGCTTTGGGTGAACTTGCCTCGCGCCTACAAAATGTCTTCTCCTCGTTATCAAGGAATCATCTCAAAAAACATTCCTTCGGTGGAGTTGGCGGATGGGGCCGGGGTTGCCCGAATTATCGCTGGAAATTTTGACGGGCATAAAGGCCCGGCTATGACTTTCACGTCAATCAATCTTTGGGATCTTAGATTGAAAGCGGGTCATACGACAGAATTCAAAGTGCCTGCAGGACACACGGCTTCGGTCTTTGTCCTTAGCGGGAAAGTGCGTTTAGGAACAGGTGAGGTTTTACAAGAAGCCTCGCTAGCCGCTCTTGATCCGGTTGGAGATGTTTTTTCTTTAGCCGTGGAAAGTGATGCGAAGGTTCTTTTCATGGGTGGTGAAGCCATTCATGAACCCGTGGTAGGTTACGGACCTTTTGTGATGAACTCGAAAGCCGAGATCATGCAAGCTATCACCGATTATCAACTCGGCCGCATGGGTCAGTTGGCTCAAGAAGTTGTTCGATAA
- a CDS encoding S8 family serine peptidase → MKLQSFAARSSLISLLLSLGIAGCTASKTAPGEISNNGFLDGLYSTRPQVEEPFIAILKLQNPALLESAQRKDGKLQIDKRLLAAIEAEQKATIEELAAISPDIRVLIRYRLVLNGIAIWAPAKAFDAIKGLPNVVMTEKSGHFSRPIIQATETAGRLGANTSVKFIGSEAAHALNIRGQGMKVGIIDTGIDYTHAMFLGKGTEEAYKANNPSVANAGFPNKKVVGGIDLVGTEYNSGSPNYEKRIPRPDVNPLDEGGHGTHVAGTVAGIGDNVNTYSGVAPDADLYAIKVFGAKGSTSDEVVIAALEYSVDPNGDLNFDDQLDVVNLSLGSGYGNPHIMYNHAIKNTVLGGTVVVAAAGNNGDKSYIVGAPGVSDDAISVASVIDDSNQNVQFPAAAFVTSSGVLKEEFLEGAITKPLADVTELKGELIFLGVADKDFDEATKAQIKGKVAFIDRGVVAFADKIKRAHEAGAIAVIVANNADGEMIVMGGEGSYDIPGIMITKKSATAVKTEMAKGAVIVDLKSGAIIEKPWLADTASPFSSRGPRSEDGMIKPEISSPGSNIISADMGLGAKGVANSGTSMAAPHVAGVMALLKQKFNTLTPAELKSVLLGHGKVISDANKKIYTISRQGAGRVQVAESLKAQVVSIPATVSLGITDVEKQKTLSRQITLKNISDSALTLTPEWSGSAALKVTVSSVTLAAGESKTITVTAKIIGSLMQNQTDELDGFLKFKTSEAVALKLPTLAVVRQISQVSAKSLTVHATSAADAAGSVATLEIQNKGVNTGYAYLFNLLGSDSRKKDPKPDLAHNRNCDMQSAGYRIIEKDRVKKLQVAIKLFEGMTTWNTCEVNVQLDADGDGVTDQELAGLPAEDVPGLTGEQFATLLLDGAKARELRKKFETDFAANPEKAKEDYSAAVLDQQAMYVFDNSTLAIIEADISALALAETGELNIKVSTTHQDNGVIEYDDYLENQDTKWQKVSVNSLAQAYAELPEEIELAGGTSQSLSLVKGYGAESMVLYAPQNRAVRDTVLEDSQSQVVPVTYNSED, encoded by the coding sequence ATGAAACTTCAGTCATTTGCAGCTAGATCGTCGTTAATTTCGCTTCTTCTTTCATTGGGGATTGCGGGTTGTACGGCATCCAAAACGGCTCCGGGAGAAATTTCAAATAACGGCTTTTTAGATGGTCTTTACTCGACTCGTCCTCAAGTGGAAGAGCCGTTTATCGCGATTCTAAAACTTCAAAACCCTGCTCTTCTGGAATCCGCTCAACGTAAGGACGGAAAACTGCAAATTGACAAAAGACTTTTGGCGGCTATCGAGGCCGAACAAAAAGCCACGATTGAAGAGCTTGCCGCGATTTCTCCAGACATTCGAGTTCTTATTCGCTATCGTCTTGTTCTAAACGGCATTGCGATCTGGGCTCCTGCTAAAGCCTTTGATGCGATCAAGGGCTTGCCTAATGTGGTGATGACTGAAAAATCAGGTCATTTCTCTCGTCCTATTATTCAAGCCACAGAAACGGCGGGCCGGTTGGGGGCTAACACTTCAGTTAAATTCATTGGCAGCGAAGCCGCTCACGCTTTGAACATTCGCGGTCAAGGGATGAAAGTGGGAATCATCGATACCGGCATCGACTACACTCACGCCATGTTCCTAGGTAAAGGAACCGAAGAAGCGTACAAAGCGAACAATCCTTCTGTAGCCAATGCAGGATTTCCAAATAAAAAAGTCGTCGGTGGAATTGACCTTGTAGGAACTGAATACAACTCGGGCTCTCCTAATTATGAAAAACGCATTCCTCGCCCTGACGTCAATCCGTTGGATGAAGGTGGACATGGTACCCACGTTGCTGGAACTGTTGCGGGTATCGGTGACAATGTAAACACCTACAGCGGTGTTGCGCCTGATGCAGATCTTTATGCAATCAAAGTTTTCGGAGCGAAAGGTTCGACAAGTGACGAAGTCGTTATTGCAGCTTTAGAATACTCTGTTGATCCAAACGGAGACTTGAACTTCGATGACCAATTAGATGTTGTGAATCTTTCCTTAGGAAGCGGTTACGGCAATCCGCACATCATGTATAATCACGCGATCAAAAATACTGTTCTGGGCGGCACTGTCGTTGTCGCAGCGGCGGGTAATAACGGAGACAAGAGCTACATCGTAGGGGCTCCTGGTGTGTCCGATGATGCGATCTCTGTCGCTTCCGTGATTGATGATTCAAATCAAAACGTTCAATTTCCCGCAGCGGCGTTCGTGACTTCCAGCGGAGTTCTCAAAGAAGAATTCTTGGAAGGCGCGATCACAAAACCTTTGGCCGATGTGACGGAGCTTAAGGGCGAGTTGATCTTCCTGGGCGTTGCCGACAAAGACTTCGACGAAGCGACAAAAGCGCAAATCAAAGGCAAAGTGGCGTTCATCGATCGTGGCGTTGTCGCGTTTGCGGATAAAATAAAAAGAGCTCACGAGGCTGGTGCTATTGCGGTGATCGTTGCGAACAACGCTGACGGCGAAATGATCGTCATGGGCGGTGAAGGTTCTTATGACATTCCCGGAATCATGATCACGAAGAAAAGTGCAACTGCTGTTAAAACGGAAATGGCAAAAGGTGCCGTGATCGTCGATTTGAAATCGGGTGCCATTATTGAAAAGCCGTGGTTAGCGGATACGGCCTCCCCGTTTTCTTCTCGCGGACCGCGCTCTGAAGACGGCATGATTAAGCCCGAGATCTCATCACCAGGTTCGAATATCATCTCTGCGGATATGGGTTTGGGAGCTAAAGGTGTCGCTAACTCTGGCACATCCATGGCGGCTCCTCATGTGGCTGGCGTGATGGCCCTTCTAAAACAAAAGTTCAACACTTTGACCCCAGCAGAACTAAAATCCGTTCTTTTAGGTCATGGTAAAGTGATTTCTGATGCGAATAAAAAAATCTATACGATCAGTCGCCAAGGCGCAGGCCGCGTGCAAGTTGCCGAATCATTGAAAGCCCAAGTAGTTTCAATTCCAGCGACAGTGTCATTGGGTATCACCGACGTAGAAAAACAGAAAACTTTAAGCCGTCAAATCACTTTGAAAAACATCAGTGACTCGGCTTTAACTTTGACTCCGGAATGGTCAGGCTCTGCTGCTTTAAAAGTGACGGTTTCTTCTGTGACTTTGGCTGCCGGCGAATCTAAAACTATCACGGTGACAGCAAAGATCATCGGCTCTTTGATGCAAAATCAAACCGATGAGTTAGATGGTTTCCTGAAGTTTAAAACTTCGGAGGCGGTGGCATTAAAACTTCCGACGTTGGCAGTAGTCCGTCAAATTTCTCAGGTGAGCGCAAAATCTTTGACGGTCCATGCAACGTCAGCGGCAGATGCTGCTGGCAGCGTAGCGACTCTTGAAATTCAAAACAAAGGTGTGAACACGGGTTACGCTTATCTATTTAACTTGCTGGGTTCTGATTCCCGCAAGAAAGACCCAAAACCAGATTTAGCACACAACCGCAACTGCGACATGCAGTCTGCTGGATACCGTATTATCGAAAAAGACCGTGTCAAAAAACTGCAAGTGGCCATCAAGCTTTTTGAAGGCATGACGACGTGGAATACTTGCGAAGTGAATGTGCAACTCGACGCTGACGGAGACGGTGTTACGGATCAGGAACTTGCAGGCCTACCGGCTGAAGACGTTCCGGGTTTGACTGGCGAACAGTTTGCAACTTTGCTTCTTGATGGTGCGAAAGCCCGCGAACTTCGTAAAAAGTTTGAAACCGACTTTGCCGCAAATCCAGAAAAAGCGAAAGAAGACTACTCTGCTGCGGTTTTAGATCAGCAAGCTATGTATGTTTTCGATAATTCGACATTAGCAATTATCGAAGCCGATATTTCGGCGCTAGCTTTAGCCGAAACTGGAGAGCTCAATATCAAAGTCTCTACCACTCACCAAGACAACGGTGTCATTGAGTACGACGACTATTTGGAAAATCAAGATACGAAATGGCAGAAAGTCTCTGTCAATTCTTTGGCTCAGGCGTATGCCGAATTGCCAGAAGAAATAGAACTTGCTGGCGGCACAAGCCAAAGCCTTTCTTTAGTTAAAGGTTATGGCGCGGAAAGCATGGTTCTTTACGCTCCACAGAACAGAGCGGTTCGTGACACTGTTCTTGAAGACTCTCAGTCTCAGGTGGTGCCTGTGACTTACAATTCCGAAGATTAA
- a CDS encoding OsmC family protein gives MDRKATAVWKGNIQNGKGELTTESGALRNTPYTFNTRFGSELGTNPEELIGAAHAGCFTMALSGALMKKGFTADRLETSAVVSVQKEGEGFTITSSKLKLIAEVPDIDSKTFQTIAEEAKTGCPVSKLLKANITLDVEFRSSQRSASATT, from the coding sequence ATGGATAGAAAAGCCACGGCCGTATGGAAAGGCAATATTCAAAATGGAAAAGGTGAATTGACGACAGAAAGCGGTGCTTTAAGAAATACACCCTACACTTTCAACACTCGTTTCGGTTCCGAGTTGGGAACAAATCCTGAAGAATTGATTGGCGCAGCCCATGCCGGTTGCTTCACAATGGCATTAAGCGGGGCTTTGATGAAAAAGGGTTTCACCGCGGATCGCCTAGAAACTTCTGCTGTGGTGTCTGTTCAAAAAGAAGGCGAAGGTTTCACTATCACCTCTTCAAAGTTGAAACTTATCGCCGAAGTTCCAGACATTGATTCAAAAACGTTTCAAACAATTGCTGAAGAAGCCAAAACGGGCTGTCCTGTTTCGAAACTTCTAAAAGCGAACATCACTTTGGATGTAGAGTTCCGCTCATCACAAAGAAGTGCTAGCGCGACGACGTGA
- a CDS encoding Ig-like domain-containing protein — MNASLEAFSSQLRATGSLQPAYKPSDTVPIRWATAHGTMEPDYLTLEMSSDGGSTWTVVESRLENDGEYDWNISTLTPTVYSVRLTAVIRASQDIVEVGSFLLDNQVPVVGADQTVVVTEDTPQSFTLNAPTENDQYRIVFVSSPTRGTLTGCVANSNVLNCHYSPNLNNEADDGFTYKIVDRAGNESAVATVTLDVTPVNDVPVIQTLACPTTIGENYNYSCTIAATDVDLPSPLTLTYHLDGTTTCGGWLSIDANTGEVSGIPGAAEVGTSCQVDVYAEDNVAGQSTRFSWNISITNSPPIINVTGGPYSLLEDAAFAVIIPGANVSSIEESGSTYSLVTPTASGDHCVDHAAAPAASNLTIDASTGEVSFRPAPDYQGVCYIRIALTDGFPSTGYTEVALTVTNVQDAPVVATNLTPCSASATEDVAYSCTVAITDPDPENLTVIRDGSDDCVWLTETPSADGRTVTISGTPDNSNVGGCQLEIRATDPNAASHMQSLAITVANAAPTLSIATPDVLTEDDPSFASSVVEVLSNADVSSLDEGQGLYSLVYTGLSGTACNDTSVVATPASDILINTTTGAVSIKPRAHYFGSCFAKIRFNDGNGAGNSIVDQEIEIIVNPVNDAPTITSVPTTWEILLDPSGNKVENVPLTLSVGPANESAQTASLICTNSNPTRLNVNCSATRVGDGSVNIVLTATPGVDSSAVVTVKVKDDAGGTDESAVATINVSLTDAVVLAPIAADTTNYDIWDRAVTEYSTAIANSNRTFVVRVNPGVKVYSNNPAIAAMMTGTSSGALSTTARVRLINEGSIIGASGSGGAPSAATPGNLRQGQDGGTAFQVYALHANVTIINEGFIFGGGGGGGRGGTDNNDGAQGQGGAGEGPLAAAVAGSAGASGGGVGGGAATALAVGATVHDYIPSNGSAQINASGGQGGSSCLIGSALGNDPGQAKFGRGGFGAGFGGGAGTCSLSYGGGGGGGYFGGGGGSGGLSDVSDGANVNTDVNGYNGGNGGAAIQVPSSVVNPGDVNIVILPEAGSQIAGCVWNDISQRYLTGVTGDSDVNTRTLTFSSTAAQSVNAPSSVRVWNNGRGKAYR; from the coding sequence ATGAACGCCAGTCTAGAAGCTTTTAGTTCTCAGTTGAGAGCGACGGGATCACTGCAACCTGCGTATAAACCTTCCGACACAGTTCCCATTCGTTGGGCAACAGCCCACGGCACCATGGAACCTGACTACTTAACATTAGAAATGTCCTCCGACGGTGGTTCGACATGGACCGTTGTTGAATCGCGACTTGAAAACGACGGAGAGTATGATTGGAATATTTCGACGCTGACGCCGACAGTGTATAGCGTTCGTTTGACCGCCGTGATTCGCGCATCCCAAGATATCGTTGAAGTCGGAAGTTTTCTTCTCGACAACCAAGTTCCTGTTGTTGGTGCCGATCAAACAGTAGTAGTGACTGAAGATACACCACAAAGCTTTACTTTGAATGCTCCTACCGAAAACGACCAGTACCGCATTGTCTTTGTATCCAGTCCCACGCGCGGAACTTTGACGGGCTGTGTGGCAAATTCAAACGTACTGAATTGTCACTATTCTCCAAATTTAAATAATGAAGCGGATGACGGTTTCACTTATAAAATCGTCGATCGTGCCGGCAATGAATCAGCGGTAGCCACAGTGACCTTAGATGTGACACCGGTGAATGATGTTCCCGTTATTCAAACTTTGGCTTGCCCGACAACGATTGGCGAAAACTACAATTACTCCTGTACTATTGCCGCGACCGACGTGGATCTTCCAAGTCCTTTGACTTTAACTTATCATCTCGATGGCACGACGACCTGCGGAGGCTGGTTGTCAATCGATGCCAATACTGGTGAAGTCAGTGGAATTCCAGGTGCCGCTGAAGTGGGAACGAGCTGTCAGGTTGACGTTTATGCTGAAGACAATGTGGCGGGGCAGAGCACTCGTTTTTCATGGAACATTTCAATCACGAACTCTCCCCCTATTATTAATGTGACGGGCGGACCTTACAGTCTTTTAGAAGATGCCGCTTTTGCCGTGATTATTCCAGGAGCAAATGTCTCTTCGATTGAAGAAAGTGGAAGCACTTACAGTTTAGTAACGCCGACGGCTTCTGGCGATCATTGCGTGGATCATGCGGCGGCTCCAGCGGCTTCGAATCTGACTATTGACGCTTCGACAGGCGAGGTCTCTTTTAGACCGGCGCCGGATTATCAAGGTGTCTGTTATATTCGTATCGCGTTAACGGATGGCTTTCCTTCAACGGGATATACGGAAGTTGCATTGACCGTAACAAATGTTCAGGATGCTCCGGTGGTCGCGACAAACCTTACACCCTGTTCTGCATCCGCGACGGAAGACGTTGCGTATTCCTGCACGGTTGCGATCACAGATCCCGATCCAGAAAATCTCACAGTCATTCGTGATGGCTCTGACGATTGTGTTTGGTTGACTGAAACTCCGTCCGCGGATGGTCGAACAGTCACTATCTCGGGAACGCCCGATAATAGCAACGTCGGAGGATGTCAGTTAGAAATACGCGCTACCGATCCGAATGCGGCTTCACATATGCAGTCCTTGGCAATCACTGTTGCGAACGCAGCGCCCACATTGTCGATTGCGACGCCTGATGTTCTGACCGAAGATGATCCGAGTTTTGCGAGCAGTGTTGTTGAAGTGCTTTCAAATGCCGACGTAAGTTCTTTGGATGAAGGACAAGGCCTATACTCTTTAGTTTACACAGGTCTTTCGGGTACAGCATGTAATGACACCAGTGTCGTTGCAACTCCGGCATCAGATATTCTGATCAACACCACAACGGGTGCGGTGAGTATTAAGCCTCGCGCTCATTATTTTGGATCTTGCTTTGCAAAAATTCGCTTTAACGATGGCAACGGTGCTGGAAATTCCATCGTGGATCAAGAAATCGAGATCATTGTGAATCCGGTGAATGATGCTCCGACGATCACAAGTGTTCCCACAACATGGGAAATTTTATTAGATCCTTCCGGCAATAAAGTCGAAAACGTCCCATTAACTCTCTCGGTGGGGCCGGCAAATGAGAGCGCGCAAACGGCCTCGCTTATTTGTACAAATTCAAATCCGACAAGACTTAACGTCAACTGTTCAGCGACACGAGTCGGCGATGGCAGTGTGAATATTGTATTGACAGCGACTCCTGGTGTGGATTCATCTGCCGTTGTGACGGTGAAAGTAAAAGATGATGCCGGTGGTACGGATGAATCTGCCGTTGCGACAATCAACGTATCATTGACAGATGCTGTGGTTTTGGCGCCTATTGCAGCGGATACCACGAACTATGATATTTGGGATAGGGCTGTTACCGAATACAGCACGGCGATCGCCAACTCGAATCGAACTTTCGTTGTGCGTGTAAATCCAGGGGTTAAAGTTTACAGCAATAATCCGGCAATAGCTGCGATGATGACTGGTACATCCTCAGGTGCACTGTCAACAACCGCGCGGGTTCGCCTTATAAATGAAGGAAGTATTATTGGAGCCAGTGGTTCTGGAGGTGCTCCATCTGCCGCGACCCCAGGTAATTTACGTCAAGGACAAGACGGAGGCACAGCTTTCCAAGTTTACGCGCTTCACGCTAATGTCACGATCATCAACGAAGGTTTTATCTTCGGAGGCGGTGGCGGAGGCGGTCGTGGAGGAACCGACAACAATGACGGTGCTCAAGGGCAAGGTGGGGCCGGCGAAGGACCCCTTGCTGCGGCTGTCGCAGGAAGTGCCGGAGCTTCAGGTGGTGGCGTCGGTGGTGGAGCCGCAACCGCACTTGCCGTTGGGGCGACGGTTCACGACTACATCCCTTCAAATGGTTCTGCGCAAATAAATGCTTCTGGAGGTCAAGGTGGAAGCAGCTGTTTGATCGGATCAGCGTTAGGGAACGATCCCGGCCAGGCAAAATTCGGTCGCGGTGGTTTTGGTGCCGGTTTCGGTGGTGGAGCTGGAACATGCTCTCTTTCTTACGGCGGCGGCGGTGGTGGCGGCTACTTTGGTGGTGGCGGTGGATCCGGTGGTCTTTCCGATGTCAGCGATGGAGCAAATGTGAACACCGACGTGAATGGTTATAATGGCGGTAACGGTGGGGCCGCAATTCAAGTGCCGAGCTCCGTTGTAAATCCGGGAGATGTGAATATCGTGATTCTTCCTGAAGCAGGATCACAGATCGCAGGTTGCGTGTGGAATGATATTTCTCAAAGATATCTGACAGGCGTAACAGGGGATAGCGATGTCAACACACGAACACTGACGTTCTCTTCAACCGCTGCACAAAGCGTGAATGCTCCAAGCAGTGTCCGTGTTTGGAATAACGGTCGCGGTAAAGCCTACCGCTAA
- a CDS encoding pentapeptide repeat-containing protein, protein MSASPLSGKTHPGFDYSEKPLALSQVINAQFTKSSFNLNNWFQVSFRNVAWKETNLTGTRATKVEFDSVEFKNSDLSGFKCTHCGFKNVIFENVKMDGAHFLGAVFTNTHFIKSDLRRADFISSSFQNCTIDSDTAKYLSAEKLQKWKLQVKETP, encoded by the coding sequence TTGAGTGCATCACCCTTAAGTGGAAAAACTCATCCCGGCTTCGACTATAGCGAAAAGCCCCTAGCTCTATCTCAAGTGATCAATGCTCAGTTTACCAAAAGTTCTTTTAATTTGAACAACTGGTTTCAAGTCTCTTTTAGGAACGTGGCTTGGAAAGAGACAAATCTCACAGGCACCCGGGCCACGAAGGTCGAGTTTGATAGTGTTGAATTTAAAAACTCGGATCTATCTGGTTTTAAGTGCACTCATTGTGGTTTTAAAAATGTGATTTTTGAAAATGTGAAAATGGACGGTGCTCATTTTCTAGGAGCCGTCTTCACAAATACGCACTTTATTAAAAGCGATCTTCGCCGCGCAGATTTTATTTCCAGTTCTTTCCAAAACTGCACCATAGATTCTGACACCGCAAAATATCTGTCGGCTGAAAAGCTGCAAAAATGGAAACTTCAAGTGAAGGAGACGCCGTGA
- a CDS encoding HTTM domain-containing protein, translating to MRYFQSQLEEIKNSRALQVYGALLALTHLLSAYFWMDRSLDLVTKASPISASLCWPFFPACDAIRFSSTGQASMFLEVYAVASIVVAGLFLFRRLQSAYFGLIGLLILKIFFTSLSYGLMGNYHYMTFFTHLAFLFLPTKIITIPFFIGVFYWGAGILKFDPEWLSGTALITPSFLPSAVEHISLIYAVILECIFVFGLFSKKRWLRGLVLLQFVAFHAFSWHIVGYFYPMTMFLLLGIFALVPLYKERWQAVIDSRLWQKKSTLLPVMLLILLQIVPSLLAGDPAASGAPRILSLNMLDAKMECETLLIRHASLSEETYDPFVKAPSTRTQCDPLVFLSQIQLVCKDRSEKMDFWLSSRRTTADVFKTRLFLPDVCSKSQAEILWAEIL from the coding sequence GTGAGATATTTTCAGTCTCAACTTGAAGAAATAAAAAATTCACGTGCCTTGCAAGTCTATGGCGCCCTCTTGGCACTGACACACTTATTAAGTGCCTATTTCTGGATGGATCGGTCTTTAGATCTGGTTACGAAGGCCTCACCCATCTCGGCCTCTTTGTGTTGGCCGTTTTTCCCGGCATGTGATGCGATTCGTTTTTCTTCCACCGGCCAAGCGTCGATGTTTTTAGAGGTCTATGCCGTCGCTTCTATAGTGGTTGCAGGGCTTTTTTTATTCCGCCGTTTGCAGTCAGCTTACTTTGGGCTGATAGGATTACTGATTTTAAAAATCTTCTTTACGAGTTTGTCTTACGGGCTGATGGGGAACTATCATTATATGACGTTCTTCACACATCTCGCGTTTTTGTTTCTTCCTACAAAAATAATAACTATTCCTTTTTTTATCGGTGTTTTCTATTGGGGCGCTGGCATTCTGAAGTTTGATCCTGAGTGGTTAAGCGGTACTGCTTTAATCACTCCAAGTTTTTTGCCTTCAGCCGTCGAGCATATCAGTCTTATTTATGCCGTTATCTTAGAGTGTATTTTTGTCTTTGGTTTATTTAGCAAAAAAAGATGGCTTCGCGGACTGGTTCTTTTGCAGTTTGTCGCGTTTCACGCTTTTTCCTGGCACATTGTCGGTTATTTCTATCCCATGACGATGTTTTTGCTATTGGGAATTTTCGCCTTAGTCCCTCTTTATAAAGAAAGATGGCAAGCGGTTATAGATTCCAGACTTTGGCAAAAGAAAAGCACTCTGTTGCCGGTGATGCTTCTTATTCTTCTGCAAATCGTACCGAGCCTTCTTGCCGGTGACCCTGCCGCTAGTGGTGCGCCAAGAATTCTTTCCTTAAACATGCTTGATGCAAAAATGGAATGCGAAACTCTTTTAATTCGCCATGCTTCTTTGTCTGAGGAAACTTACGATCCCTTTGTGAAAGCGCCGTCAACACGCACGCAGTGCGATCCGTTAGTGTTTCTGTCGCAGATTCAATTGGTTTGTAAAGATCGCTCAGAAAAAATGGACTTCTGGCTTTCTTCAAGACGAACGACAGCCGACGTTTTTAAAACACGTCTTTTCCTTCCTGACGTTTGCTCTAAGTCACAAGCTGAAATTCTTTGGGCGGAAATTTTATGA
- a CDS encoding outer membrane protein assembly factor BamB family protein has protein sequence MMKYAFVLYSVIVLIFLARAEIKTWSMLDSDLRLQKPKDPVQSEVLQYQLSAEEKKESSSTYRRDSRRSGHHEVEAAQFTPFQILWQVAEVNNGIHRASKSSPAADDQGFYIADDTGFLRTYDWQGRLRWQFYSGVSPRGMHSTPLTDKDSVYMGDYAGYLYSLNKENGKIRWITKAGTTVGSSPFMHNGLLYVGIELPEPNGFLLALEARTGKWVWTSPLIGNHPHSSPTLDISNAQILMGSNTGALVAYDLKDGKPKWSFATNDDIKCAAALSGANAYFTSWDGFLYSLNTTTGLLQFRLPLDGSAMSCPSINKDGTLIAVTGFNRNFVVHGPSGKVLWSSEIKGLKSRAQSSPLIISYAHQEVAVFLCEEKALCVHDLHSGKVLQEIKMESAFSGSPVYFKNHLLISTSGKDGLLVLKN, from the coding sequence ATGATGAAGTATGCTTTCGTCCTTTACAGTGTCATCGTTTTAATATTCCTAGCCCGCGCCGAGATAAAAACCTGGTCGATGCTGGACAGCGATCTTCGTCTGCAAAAGCCGAAAGATCCCGTTCAATCCGAAGTTCTGCAGTACCAATTGAGTGCGGAAGAAAAAAAAGAAAGTTCATCGACCTATCGCCGCGACAGCCGACGCTCTGGTCATCATGAAGTCGAAGCCGCGCAATTCACACCTTTCCAAATTCTTTGGCAGGTGGCGGAAGTGAATAACGGCATTCATCGTGCAAGTAAAAGTTCACCGGCCGCCGATGACCAAGGATTTTATATTGCGGATGATACGGGTTTTTTAAGAACCTACGACTGGCAAGGACGCTTGCGCTGGCAGTTTTACAGTGGTGTCAGCCCCCGCGGAATGCATTCAACGCCGCTCACGGATAAAGACAGTGTCTATATGGGCGATTACGCGGGCTACCTCTATTCGTTGAATAAAGAAAATGGAAAGATTCGTTGGATCACGAAAGCCGGGACCACTGTGGGCTCTTCGCCATTTATGCATAATGGACTTCTTTACGTCGGCATCGAGCTTCCAGAGCCAAATGGCTTTTTGTTGGCCCTAGAGGCACGCACGGGAAAATGGGTTTGGACTTCACCTTTAATTGGAAATCATCCCCATTCCTCTCCCACTCTGGATATTTCTAATGCGCAGATCTTGATGGGCTCAAACACCGGGGCCTTGGTGGCCTACGACCTTAAAGATGGAAAACCAAAATGGTCCTTTGCGACGAATGACGACATAAAATGTGCAGCCGCGCTTTCGGGAGCCAATGCTTACTTCACTTCTTGGGATGGTTTTCTGTACTCCTTAAATACAACGACAGGCCTTTTGCAATTCCGTTTACCTTTAGATGGATCAGCAATGAGTTGTCCGTCCATTAATAAAGACGGAACCCTTATTGCCGTTACTGGCTTTAATAGAAACTTTGTCGTACACGGACCTTCCGGCAAAGTCCTTTGGTCCTCGGAAATCAAAGGACTTAAATCACGAGCACAATCAAGCCCTCTGATTATTAGCTACGCCCACCAAGAGGTGGCGGTTTTTCTTTGCGAAGAAAAAGCTTTGTGCGTGCATGATCTTCATTCAGGAAAAGTCTTACAGGAAATAAAAATGGAGAGCGCATTTTCAGGCTCTCCCGTTTATTTTAAGAATCATCTTTTAATTTCGACATCGGGAAAAGACGGACTCTTGGTCCTTAAAAACTAA